Proteins found in one Vallitalea guaymasensis genomic segment:
- a CDS encoding YlbF family regulator → MSIEKKTMEMIGLIKNTPEFKNAKNLKNRILQDRNLTAMIKNFQNEQANLYKRNLPPNQMEAEMKKIVDNFERISSRTIIKDYAEAMQQVQGIVYQSNMTILESIDKELNI, encoded by the coding sequence TTGAGTATTGAAAAAAAGACTATGGAAATGATTGGCTTAATTAAAAACACACCAGAATTCAAGAATGCTAAGAATCTGAAAAATCGAATTCTCCAAGATAGAAATTTGACAGCTATGATAAAGAATTTCCAGAATGAACAGGCTAACTTATATAAAAGAAATCTTCCTCCAAATCAGATGGAAGCTGAAATGAAAAAAATCGTAGATAACTTTGAAAGAATTTCAAGTAGAACAATAATAAAAGATTACGCAGAAGCTATGCAGCAGGTTCAGGGAATTGTATATCAGTCCAATATGACAATATTAGAATCCATTGACAAAGAACTTAATATATAA
- a CDS encoding sulfatase-like hydrolase/transferase: MNIVMLLTDQMHKYAVGYEQSFIKTPNIDKLAKEGCIFRNSYSNNPVCGPYRANLFTGMYSSDSKVYHNCEPLPENIISMADAFNKSGYETSFVGKWHLGGKGNCPIPEHLRGGFKHFIGYQCYNGFLDDVFFYDENNTEHRYNKHRTDVTTDLAIERLEELAHTDNPFLHVVFYQAPHYPVQPSQEYEDLYKNVDMPYPINYEATLPFTPTGSPRSPRPVENDPNYQRYGTDMEKYKHLYYGMVSQIDNGIGRIIEAIHNLNLADDTAIIFSADHGDLQGSHGLINKNYPYEESCGVPLVIYVPGQKGHNEIKAPVSCIDLYPTCLDLADIDVNRSFDGESLLPLILNDSGIKSKPVFAENYHCHETDWVMIRTEQYKLSVKSDLSEPWLMFDMINDPYEMKNLVHDNSYKEVLSNLMEQLKSWSENRVKPPLL; this comes from the coding sequence ATGAATATTGTAATGTTATTAACGGACCAAATGCACAAATATGCAGTAGGGTATGAGCAAAGTTTCATAAAAACACCTAATATTGATAAACTAGCTAAAGAAGGCTGCATATTTCGAAATTCCTATTCCAATAATCCAGTATGTGGTCCATATAGAGCTAATTTGTTTACGGGAATGTACTCTTCTGATAGTAAAGTATATCACAATTGTGAGCCTCTTCCTGAAAATATTATATCCATGGCAGATGCTTTTAACAAATCAGGGTATGAAACTAGTTTTGTGGGTAAATGGCATTTAGGTGGTAAAGGTAATTGTCCTATCCCTGAACACTTAAGAGGAGGTTTCAAACATTTTATTGGATATCAATGTTATAACGGTTTTCTGGATGATGTATTTTTCTATGATGAAAATAATACTGAACATAGATATAATAAACACCGAACAGATGTTACAACCGATTTGGCTATTGAAAGATTAGAAGAACTTGCCCATACTGATAACCCATTTTTACATGTTGTTTTTTATCAAGCACCTCATTATCCTGTTCAACCCTCACAAGAATATGAAGACTTGTACAAAAATGTGGATATGCCTTATCCAATTAATTATGAAGCTACTCTACCGTTCACACCAACTGGCTCTCCACGTAGTCCAAGACCTGTAGAGAATGACCCAAATTATCAACGTTACGGTACGGATATGGAAAAATATAAACATTTATATTATGGTATGGTTTCTCAGATAGATAACGGTATTGGACGAATTATAGAAGCTATACATAATCTAAATCTCGCTGATGATACTGCTATCATTTTCTCAGCTGATCATGGTGACCTGCAAGGAAGTCATGGATTAATCAATAAGAATTACCCTTATGAAGAATCATGTGGAGTACCTCTTGTAATATATGTACCTGGTCAAAAAGGTCATAATGAAATTAAAGCACCAGTTTCATGTATTGATTTGTATCCTACTTGCCTGGATTTAGCTGATATAGACGTAAATCGTTCATTTGATGGTGAAAGCCTACTGCCATTAATACTTAATGATTCAGGAATAAAAAGCAAACCTGTCTTTGCTGAAAATTATCATTGTCACGAAACAGACTGGGTAATGATCAGGACAGAACAATATAAGCTATCTGTTAAATCTGACCTTAGTGAACCTTGGTTAATGTTTGATATGATAAATGATCCTTATGAAATGAAAAATCTAGTGCATGATAATTCTTATAAAGAAGTTCTTTCAAACCTTATGGAACAACTTAAATCATGGAGCGAAAATAGGGTGAAACCACCTTTACTTTAA
- a CDS encoding HAD family hydrolase translates to MNTFLFDLDGTLLPLEEQKFVKTYFDEMHKVFEDMIDKEMFVKYVWTATDVMRKNEENKTNMEIFMNKFEELVGDEIDEYKNRFDDFYDRGFLEIEKAVSKNDYSVKCINMLRDKGYTVVLATNPLFPLKAIHHRINWAGLKETDFHHITSYETSHFCKPCVNYYEEILSCINKKPEECIMVGNDVQEDLVAGELGLETFLLENHIINRDEADINCTYRGKYEDLYRFVENLPAI, encoded by the coding sequence ATGAATACATTTCTATTTGATTTAGATGGTACATTATTACCATTAGAAGAACAAAAATTCGTTAAGACATATTTTGATGAAATGCACAAAGTATTTGAGGATATGATTGATAAAGAAATGTTTGTAAAATATGTATGGACTGCAACTGATGTCATGAGAAAAAACGAAGAGAATAAGACTAACATGGAAATATTTATGAATAAGTTTGAAGAATTAGTTGGTGATGAAATTGATGAATATAAGAATAGATTTGACGATTTTTATGATAGGGGCTTTTTAGAGATTGAAAAAGCAGTATCAAAAAATGATTATTCTGTTAAATGTATCAATATGCTTAGAGATAAAGGGTATACTGTTGTTCTAGCTACTAATCCTTTATTCCCACTAAAGGCAATTCACCACAGAATTAATTGGGCTGGACTCAAAGAGACAGATTTTCATCATATAACATCTTACGAGACTAGTCATTTTTGTAAACCCTGTGTAAATTATTATGAAGAGATCTTGAGCTGTATAAATAAAAAACCTGAAGAATGTATAATGGTTGGAAATGATGTACAGGAAGATTTGGTTGCAGGGGAATTAGGTTTAGAAACATTTTTGTTAGAAAATCATATAATCAATAGAGATGAAGCAGATATCAACTGTACCTATAGAGGTAAATATGAGGATTTGTACAGATTTGTAGAGAATCTGCCAGCCATATAG
- a CDS encoding SDR family NAD(P)-dependent oxidoreductase — protein sequence MLEMNLTKKVAIVTGGAGGLGKAIALKLAEAGAVVAVSDINLEGAKETVDEIKAMGQASIAVKTDITKSAEVSSLVETTIKEFGNLHIMINAAGMGIIKPVSDFADNEIDKILDLNLKGTIYGTREALKHMIPNKEGKIINISSIAAKNASPGTSMYAATKSGVIAFSKAVAREVAHDNININVICPGIIKTPMWIAQLKTMADSVEEQNKIFDSYIEREIPLNRPQEPEDIANIIVYLCSEQGKNITAQDINVDGGSIVF from the coding sequence ATGCTAGAGATGAATTTAACAAAAAAAGTAGCAATCGTAACAGGAGGTGCAGGTGGACTAGGAAAGGCAATCGCTTTAAAATTAGCTGAGGCAGGTGCTGTAGTCGCTGTATCTGATATTAATCTGGAAGGTGCAAAAGAAACAGTTGATGAGATAAAAGCAATGGGTCAAGCTAGTATAGCAGTGAAAACTGATATTACAAAATCTGCTGAAGTATCTTCATTGGTAGAAACTACAATCAAAGAATTTGGTAATTTACATATCATGATTAATGCTGCAGGGATGGGAATTATAAAACCAGTTAGTGATTTTGCAGATAATGAAATTGATAAAATTCTGGATTTGAATTTAAAAGGAACTATTTATGGTACAAGGGAAGCCTTAAAACATATGATACCTAATAAAGAGGGTAAGATAATAAATATATCATCAATTGCAGCAAAGAATGCGTCTCCAGGTACTTCTATGTATGCAGCTACAAAAAGTGGAGTCATTGCTTTTAGTAAGGCTGTTGCAAGAGAAGTTGCACATGATAATATTAATATCAATGTTATTTGTCCTGGAATAATTAAAACACCAATGTGGATTGCACAATTGAAAACTATGGCAGATAGTGTAGAAGAACAAAATAAGATATTTGATAGCTATATTGAAAGAGAGATTCCTCTAAATAGACCACAAGAGCCAGAAGACATAGCAAATATAATTGTGTATCTATGCTCTGAGCAAGGTAAGAATATTACAGCACAAGATATTAATGTTGATGGTGGTTCTATAGTATTCTAA
- the leuA gene encoding 2-isopropylmalate synthase codes for MSFKNYKKYEPVKLDDRRWPSNTIKKAPIWCSVDLRDGNQSLPIPMNVEKKTKMFYLLKEMGFKEIEVGFPSASKAEFDFTRKLIEENMLDDDMTIQVLTQAREELIKKTFEAIDGCKRAIVHVYNSTSTLQREVVFKKDKEAIIDIAVNGVKLIKECAKKSNVKEIILEYSPESFTGTELDYALEICEAVIEAWEPTEENKIIINLPATVEMSMPNVYADQIEWFCRNISCRESVIISVHTHNDRGTGVAATELAMLAGADRVEGTLFGNGERTGNLDMLTVAMNLYSQGIDPELNIDNINHIITVYEECTLLKVHERHPYAGELVYTAFSGSHQDAIKKGLDVYNQNENKYWEVPYLPINPSDIGREYEAIIRINSQSGKGGIAYILQAEYGYKLPKKMHPEVGKLIQGVTDRTGKELNPQEIYDIFNKEYFEQDSILSLNRFESIIEDKDTKKKDVKVTVSAEVTFRGETKQVKGIGNGPIAAFVKGIRELDIEPFKLVEYEEHSMNGGADAQAVAYIGLINEKDEVKFGIGKDSNINLASIRALISAINRHMKN; via the coding sequence ATGAGTTTTAAAAATTATAAAAAATATGAACCTGTAAAATTAGATGATCGTAGGTGGCCTTCAAATACAATAAAAAAAGCACCTATTTGGTGTAGTGTTGACTTAAGAGACGGTAATCAGTCGCTTCCTATACCCATGAATGTTGAGAAGAAAACAAAGATGTTCTATCTATTAAAAGAAATGGGCTTCAAAGAGATTGAAGTTGGTTTTCCTTCAGCTTCAAAAGCTGAATTTGATTTTACACGTAAATTGATTGAAGAAAATATGCTAGATGATGATATGACAATTCAAGTTCTTACACAAGCGAGAGAAGAACTTATCAAAAAGACTTTTGAAGCTATAGATGGTTGTAAGAGAGCTATTGTCCATGTATATAATTCTACATCAACATTACAACGAGAAGTAGTATTCAAAAAAGATAAAGAAGCTATTATTGATATAGCGGTAAATGGAGTCAAATTAATAAAAGAATGTGCTAAGAAAAGTAATGTTAAAGAAATTATTCTAGAATATTCACCAGAAAGTTTTACTGGAACAGAACTTGATTACGCATTAGAAATATGTGAAGCTGTTATAGAAGCTTGGGAGCCAACAGAAGAAAATAAGATAATCATTAATTTACCTGCAACAGTTGAAATGTCAATGCCTAATGTCTATGCTGACCAGATTGAATGGTTCTGCAGAAATATTAGCTGTAGAGAAAGCGTCATCATCAGTGTCCATACTCATAATGATAGAGGAACAGGTGTTGCTGCTACTGAACTTGCAATGTTAGCTGGAGCTGACAGGGTTGAAGGTACTTTATTCGGTAATGGTGAAAGAACAGGTAACTTAGATATGTTGACAGTTGCCATGAATCTATATTCACAAGGAATTGATCCAGAATTGAATATTGATAATATCAACCATATAATTACCGTCTACGAAGAGTGTACATTACTAAAAGTTCATGAACGCCATCCTTATGCAGGAGAATTGGTATATACAGCTTTTTCTGGTTCACATCAAGATGCTATTAAAAAGGGCTTGGACGTTTATAACCAAAACGAAAATAAATACTGGGAAGTTCCTTATCTTCCAATTAATCCTTCAGATATAGGCAGAGAGTATGAAGCTATCATCAGAATCAACAGCCAGTCTGGAAAAGGTGGTATCGCGTATATTCTTCAAGCTGAATATGGTTATAAATTACCTAAGAAAATGCATCCAGAAGTAGGTAAGTTAATACAAGGTGTAACAGATAGAACAGGAAAAGAATTAAATCCTCAAGAAATATACGATATATTCAATAAAGAGTATTTTGAACAAGATAGTATCTTATCATTGAATAGATTTGAGAGTATAATTGAAGATAAAGATACTAAGAAAAAAGATGTAAAAGTAACCGTCTCAGCAGAAGTAACTTTCAGAGGCGAAACAAAACAGGTCAAAGGTATTGGCAATGGTCCAATTGCAGCGTTTGTAAAAGGTATAAGAGAATTAGATATAGAACCATTCAAATTAGTTGAATATGAAGAACACAGTATGAATGGAGGAGCAGATGCTCAAGCAGTTGCTTATATAGGGCTTATCAATGAAAAAGATGAAGTGAAATTTGGTATAGGAAAAGATTCAAATATCAATTTAGCTTCTATAAGAGCTTTAATCAGTGCGATAAATCGCCATATGAAGAACTAA
- a CDS encoding AraC family transcriptional regulator translates to MILNDNNWKRFDELLNMTPYKGHFQIHDIHNVELRKKWGLSQRKIHDYLLAYIREGNGHYDIDGNICPIVPGNMILISPDLIHSAQQYDITPSLYSIRFGLYDNQLLKDISDEVNPFYIYYSPSNSEYYRNLMNEIYKCYINVSYGTNHKRLLNAYMTKILSDIYCEMSNEGKSYDMRLERARVYIIKHPLEEHDINELAKISGYSSAYFSKKFKAQYSISPKSYIFENKMKYSRTLLTEYNYSIKEVANKLGYSDQYIFSNQFKKTFGITPAKIKNSR, encoded by the coding sequence ATGATACTAAACGATAATAATTGGAAGAGATTTGATGAATTGTTGAATATGACACCATACAAAGGTCATTTCCAGATTCATGATATTCATAATGTTGAATTAAGGAAGAAATGGGGTTTATCACAGCGTAAAATTCATGATTATCTATTAGCGTATATCAGAGAAGGTAATGGACATTATGATATTGATGGTAATATATGTCCTATTGTACCTGGTAATATGATATTAATCAGTCCTGATTTGATACATAGTGCACAGCAATATGATATTACACCTTCATTATATTCAATTAGATTTGGTTTATATGATAATCAATTATTAAAGGACATCAGTGATGAGGTTAATCCTTTTTATATATACTATTCACCAAGTAACAGCGAATACTACAGAAACTTGATGAATGAAATATATAAGTGTTATATAAATGTAAGTTATGGAACCAATCATAAAAGATTACTTAATGCTTATATGACAAAGATTCTATCAGATATCTATTGTGAGATGAGCAATGAAGGAAAAAGCTATGATATGCGTCTAGAAAGAGCTAGAGTGTATATTATTAAGCATCCATTGGAGGAACATGATATTAATGAATTGGCTAAAATATCAGGATATTCCAGTGCTTATTTTTCCAAGAAATTCAAAGCACAGTATAGTATCTCTCCCAAAAGCTATATTTTTGAAAATAAAATGAAATACTCAAGAACTCTATTAACAGAATACAATTACTCAATTAAGGAAGTTGCTAATAAATTAGGCTATTCAGATCAATATATATTCTCAAATCAATTCAAGAAAACCTTTGGTATTACGCCTGCTAAAATTAAAAATAGCAGGTAG
- the tnpA gene encoding IS200/IS605 family transposase, with product MDNKSLAHTKWNCKYHIVFAPKYRRQIIYGKIKKDIGQIIRKLCEYKGVEIIEANACKDHIHMLVSVPPKLSVSQFVGYLKGKSSLMIFDRHANLKYKYGNRKFWCKGYFVDTVGRNKKAIEQYIRNQLQEDIASDQLSLKEYIDPFTGKPIIKG from the coding sequence ATGGACAACAAAAGTTTAGCACATACCAAATGGAATTGCAAATATCATATAGTATTTGCACCAAAATACAGACGTCAAATAATTTATGGAAAGATAAAAAAAGATATTGGGCAGATAATTCGTAAATTATGTGAGTATAAAGGCGTAGAAATAATAGAAGCAAATGCATGTAAAGATCACATACATATGTTAGTAAGTGTACCACCTAAATTAAGTGTATCACAGTTTGTAGGATATCTAAAAGGAAAAAGTTCGCTGATGATATTTGACAGACATGCTAATTTAAAATATAAATATGGGAATAGAAAATTTTGGTGTAAAGGATATTTTGTAGATACAGTAGGAAGGAACAAGAAGGCAATAGAACAGTATATAAGAAATCAATTACAAGAAGATATAGCCTCAGATCAATTAAGTCTGAAGGAATATATTGACCCGTTTACGGGTAAGCCGATAATAAAAGGCTAA
- a CDS encoding methyl-accepting chemotaxis protein encodes MKKIKGKLLTLSLIISSILSIVGICFSIILITKYNNAEKIINTTQLTSLGYIFLAAAVANLLITLFVLYRLAFKLAPSINTISKNALSIADGDLSFSLDNKVLKTKDESGNLLRSFALLRNSLADYIKKIKENTDRLSDSSNLINDSSKSILTGIEEMSGAVEQIAESSSSQVANVEKGQETINTLGKIIDEDLNIINYLLDSFNEINSAVDEGDSSLDTLLQKSYESANSTKSVYEIVRETNENAEKISQVTTLIASIAEQTNLLALNAAIEAARAGEHGKGFAVVSDEIRQLAEQSATSTAQIDEIVKTLQEKSNTAYEETKLVRKAVKSQMEMLTETKKKFDDINNSIEMSQQYVTGIKSNSTSLIKYKDEVLEQIAIIFELAESNAASTEEVAAGSENQATQTQQISNEIDSIYMLINELSSIVNHFKLGNHENTHQN; translated from the coding sequence TTGAAAAAAATCAAAGGAAAATTACTCACACTAAGTTTAATAATTAGCTCAATTCTATCAATTGTCGGTATTTGCTTCTCTATTATTTTGATTACAAAATATAATAATGCCGAAAAAATTATTAACACAACCCAACTAACTAGTCTTGGATACATATTTTTAGCTGCTGCTGTTGCTAATCTACTAATCACATTATTTGTTCTTTATAGATTGGCGTTCAAACTTGCACCATCCATTAACACTATCAGCAAAAATGCTCTTTCCATAGCTGATGGAGATCTTAGTTTTTCACTAGACAATAAAGTTTTAAAAACTAAAGATGAAAGCGGTAATTTATTAAGGTCTTTTGCACTCCTTAGAAATAGTCTTGCTGATTATATTAAGAAAATAAAAGAAAATACCGATAGATTATCTGATTCTTCTAATCTTATAAATGATTCTTCCAAATCAATATTGACAGGTATTGAAGAGATGTCAGGAGCTGTAGAACAAATAGCAGAAAGTTCTTCATCTCAGGTTGCTAACGTAGAAAAAGGACAGGAAACCATAAATACACTTGGAAAAATAATTGATGAGGACCTTAATATTATTAATTATCTGTTAGATTCATTCAACGAAATCAATTCAGCCGTTGATGAAGGAGATAGTTCTCTAGATACATTATTACAAAAAAGTTATGAAAGTGCTAACTCTACTAAAAGTGTATATGAAATCGTTAGGGAAACCAATGAAAATGCAGAGAAAATAAGTCAAGTTACAACTCTTATCGCTTCCATAGCAGAACAAACCAACCTACTTGCCTTAAATGCAGCTATTGAAGCTGCCAGAGCAGGTGAACATGGTAAAGGTTTTGCAGTAGTTTCAGATGAGATAAGACAGTTAGCTGAACAATCAGCCACATCAACAGCTCAAATAGATGAAATTGTTAAAACACTGCAAGAAAAGTCAAATACTGCTTATGAAGAAACAAAATTAGTTCGTAAAGCTGTAAAATCCCAAATGGAAATGTTAACAGAAACTAAAAAGAAATTTGATGATATCAATAATTCCATTGAAATGTCACAACAATATGTTACTGGTATAAAATCTAACAGTACAAGCTTGATTAAATATAAAGATGAGGTACTAGAACAAATAGCTATAATATTTGAATTGGCAGAATCCAATGCGGCATCTACCGAAGAAGTGGCTGCTGGTTCTGAAAACCAAGCTACACAAACTCAACAAATAAGCAACGAGATAGATTCAATCTATATGCTTATCAATGAATTATCCTCAATAGTTAATCATTTCAAATTAGGAAACCATGAAAATACCCACCAAAATTAA
- a CDS encoding response regulator transcription factor yields MLNKNDLNKLLDFTLEIQNIDYDFRQKTLNMISELFNYDNMNFFFYDLDRNDINLCNPISTKTVEKAMNSYIKHYFYKDIFHKAYSSSLNNNLYHNKVITVKDLMSSYNFTQSEYYNDFLRYYDWDNQIVLPLNYNNRQLGVIAILKQDGQNDVTTYEYCLLSKINEIITQSLNMYLKEFESNQEANIFKSSYSVIPTGLMILNYQFSHIYTNDTAKEYCKIISENRNYFSPTKNEYINKIVDLLTSDYHKNNNNEINIDSYTFKIYPFIVSSTYHTIETMYTIYITEDEQPEKIHEKKLINYKLTKRELEIINLLLKGLTNTEIADQLFLSSHTIRTHIQNIYAKMDVNNRTALLYKLNS; encoded by the coding sequence ATGCTTAATAAAAATGACTTGAATAAATTATTAGATTTTACCTTAGAAATTCAGAACATAGATTATGATTTTAGACAAAAAACTTTAAATATGATATCTGAACTTTTTAATTATGATAATATGAATTTTTTCTTTTATGATCTAGATAGGAATGATATCAATTTATGTAATCCCATATCAACAAAAACCGTTGAGAAAGCAATGAATTCTTACATAAAACATTATTTTTATAAAGATATTTTTCATAAAGCTTATTCCAGTAGCCTTAATAATAACTTATATCATAACAAAGTTATTACTGTTAAAGATTTGATGTCCTCCTATAATTTCACTCAGAGCGAATATTACAATGATTTTTTAAGATATTATGATTGGGATAATCAGATTGTATTACCTCTTAATTATAATAATAGACAATTAGGTGTAATTGCAATTTTAAAGCAAGACGGACAAAATGATGTTACAACTTATGAGTATTGTTTATTAAGCAAGATAAATGAAATAATAACCCAATCATTAAATATGTATCTAAAAGAATTTGAATCCAATCAAGAGGCTAACATATTTAAAAGCTCATACTCTGTCATACCCACTGGATTAATGATATTAAATTATCAATTTTCACATATATATACAAATGATACAGCTAAAGAATATTGTAAAATCATCTCAGAAAACAGAAATTATTTCTCGCCCACTAAGAATGAATACATTAATAAAATTGTTGATTTACTTACTTCTGATTATCATAAAAATAACAATAATGAAATCAACATAGATTCATATACATTCAAAATATATCCATTCATTGTAAGCAGTACATATCATACTATTGAAACAATGTATACAATCTATATAACAGAAGATGAACAACCAGAAAAAATCCACGAGAAAAAACTGATTAACTATAAACTTACAAAAAGGGAATTAGAAATCATCAATCTTTTATTAAAGGGGTTAACAAATACTGAGATTGCTGATCAGTTGTTTTTGAGCAGCCATACAATACGAACTCACATCCAGAATATATATGCTAAAATGGATGTTAACAATAGAACAGCTTTATTATATAAATTGAATTCTTAA
- a CDS encoding NAD(P)H-dependent flavin oxidoreductase translates to MNIPKLKIGDLNIKLPIIQGGMGIGVSKANLASAVANEGGIGVISGVQIGYAEPDFLTNTLEANVRALKKEIKKARKLSPKGIIGVNLMVAMTNYKEYVKTAINEKIDIIISGAGLPMELPKIVKGSPTKIIPIVSSSKAARIILKQWEKCNRLPDAIIVEGAKAGGHLGFKAKDLISNTCKSLEEIVKNVIGMVSPYEEKYNKNIPVIAAGGIIDGNDIGKILSAGAQGVQMGTRFVATEECDACDSFKEAYINSTKDDICLIKSPVGLPGRAINNNFICKTQKGKIPIKKCFACLHTCNPGETPYCISEALINSVQGREGLVFSGSRANEIKDIISVKELMDKLKNEIDMY, encoded by the coding sequence TTGAATATACCAAAGCTGAAAATCGGAGATTTGAATATTAAATTACCTATTATACAAGGTGGTATGGGAATAGGCGTATCCAAGGCTAATTTAGCTTCAGCAGTAGCTAATGAAGGTGGTATTGGTGTTATATCAGGTGTTCAGATTGGATATGCAGAACCAGATTTTTTGACTAATACATTAGAAGCTAATGTGAGAGCTTTGAAGAAAGAGATAAAAAAAGCAAGGAAATTAAGTCCGAAAGGTATCATTGGTGTTAATCTAATGGTAGCTATGACTAATTATAAAGAATATGTGAAAACAGCAATCAATGAAAAAATTGATATTATTATATCAGGTGCTGGCTTGCCTATGGAATTACCTAAGATTGTAAAGGGAAGCCCTACCAAAATCATTCCTATTGTATCATCCAGCAAAGCAGCTAGAATCATACTTAAGCAATGGGAAAAATGTAACCGTCTACCAGATGCTATAATAGTTGAAGGAGCTAAGGCAGGTGGACATCTAGGTTTCAAGGCAAAAGACTTAATATCAAATACATGCAAAAGCCTAGAAGAGATAGTGAAAAATGTTATAGGCATGGTATCACCATATGAAGAAAAATATAATAAAAATATACCTGTTATAGCAGCTGGTGGAATTATTGATGGAAATGATATAGGGAAAATCTTATCAGCAGGAGCACAGGGTGTTCAAATGGGAACTAGATTTGTTGCTACTGAAGAATGTGATGCATGTGATAGTTTCAAAGAAGCCTATATCAATTCTACAAAAGATGATATATGTCTTATTAAAAGTCCTGTAGGTCTTCCAGGAAGAGCTATCAACAACAATTTTATCTGTAAAACACAAAAAGGGAAAATACCTATTAAGAAATGTTTTGCGTGCCTTCATACCTGCAATCCAGGAGAAACACCATATTGTATCTCAGAAGCATTAATAAACTCTGTTCAAGGGAGAGAGGGATTAGTGTTCTCAGGTAGTAGAGCAAATGAAATTAAAGATATCATATCTGTAAAAGAACTGATGGATAAATTAAAAAATGAAATAGATATGTATTGA